In a single window of the Acidobacteriota bacterium genome:
- a CDS encoding prepilin-type N-terminal cleavage/methylation domain-containing protein: MVRQFSVISHQLSVRRPQRRSLGFTLIELIMVIAIIGILLAMAVPNYRTTVRASQEAVLRDDLFQLRSLINQYTLDKQQAPQALDDLVSAGYLRAVPVDPMTHSASTWVTESSADVMSPFQTQGGIVDVHSGASGAGLDGTAYSSW, from the coding sequence ATGGTGAGGCAGTTCTCAGTTATCAGTCATCAGTTATCAGTCAGGCGGCCCCAGCGGCGTAGCTTGGGGTTCACCTTGATCGAGTTGATTATGGTGATTGCCATCATCGGCATTCTGCTGGCGATGGCCGTTCCCAACTACCGCACCACGGTGCGCGCCTCGCAAGAGGCGGTGCTGCGCGATGATTTGTTCCAACTGCGTTCGCTCATCAATCAATACACGCTCGACAAACAGCAGGCGCCGCAGGCGCTCGATGATCTGGTCTCAGCGGGCTATCTGCGCGCCGTTCCGGTCGATCCGATGACGCATTCAGCGTCCACCTGGGTCACGGAGAGCAGCGCCGACGTGATGTCGCCGTTCCAGACGCAGGGCGGCATCGTCGACGTCCACAGCGGCGCCTCCGGTGCCGGCCTCGACGGAACCGCCTATAGCAGTTGGTGA
- a CDS encoding amylo-alpha-1,6-glucosidase has protein sequence MEGDSDFSQLELEVAEAPPQPRAAHGGEPRRINNLTLIDGKAFVATALAGDIAPPSSTDVGLFFYDTRFLSRWELRVNGHRALVLSAATEQNLLAQIELTAATMATRDHLDLPENTVYVHREQLLAGEFFDRLTFRNFGLLPVTLDVELCFAADFMDVFQVRGMLRQVTGTYFRPQLQADGITFSYLGRDDQFRQTQIHFSPSPRVLSPDSASFELTLAPDEQQTLQCTISGTVGAPPRHPLPAQSREPNFVAALARRRSNVQDWERLTTSFESSDDTFTRCLQIATSDFFSLRVPFGASGSLTEHGRVAPGGGEIVAAGIPWFATIFGRDSLIASYQVLMLHPHLAKETLRYLAQHQGGKRDDWRDEEPGKILHEMREGEMTRAGEMPHSPYFGSVDATPLFLIVLDETYNWTGDDAMIEELLPAARRALAWMDEYGDRDGDGLVEYQRRSPQGLDNQGWKDSWDAYLLPDGSLPQAPLALCEVQGYCYEARYRFSRLLRTCGDTAAADRLRRQATELSHRFERLYWQPEQGYYAAALDAAKRPVRAITSNAGHLLWSRIISRERARQVARRMMRSDMYSGWGLRTLSSDEPTFNPLSYHRGSVWPHDNSLIAQGFAFYDFKQPLLRVLTGLFQAANHFRDHRLPELFVGVQRNEFDRPVNYPVSCSPQAWASGAWFLLLTAALGLRPNASRHELRVVNPVLPDWLQWLRIHHLRIGNSQVSLEFNRRSQRTFCNVLDIQGDRLAISVDFTAPRSGELN, from the coding sequence ATGGAGGGGGACTCGGATTTCAGCCAGTTGGAGTTGGAAGTAGCCGAAGCGCCACCCCAGCCCCGGGCAGCGCATGGCGGCGAGCCACGCCGCATCAACAACCTGACGCTGATTGACGGCAAGGCCTTTGTGGCAACCGCGCTGGCGGGCGACATCGCGCCGCCCAGTTCCACCGATGTAGGCCTGTTTTTCTACGACACCCGTTTTCTGAGCCGGTGGGAGCTGCGCGTGAACGGCCACCGCGCGCTGGTGCTGTCGGCGGCGACCGAGCAGAACCTGCTGGCGCAGATCGAGCTGACGGCGGCCACGATGGCCACGCGGGATCATCTGGATCTGCCGGAGAACACGGTGTACGTGCACCGGGAGCAGTTGCTGGCCGGAGAATTTTTCGATCGCCTGACCTTCCGCAATTTCGGCTTGCTGCCGGTGACGCTGGATGTCGAGCTGTGCTTTGCCGCCGATTTCATGGATGTGTTCCAGGTGCGGGGCATGCTGCGGCAGGTCACCGGCACCTACTTCCGCCCGCAGTTGCAGGCTGATGGGATCACCTTCAGCTACCTGGGCCGCGATGACCAGTTCCGGCAGACGCAAATTCACTTTTCACCTTCTCCACGGGTTCTCAGTCCGGATTCGGCCAGCTTCGAGCTGACGCTGGCGCCGGACGAGCAGCAAACGCTGCAGTGCACGATCTCGGGCACGGTGGGTGCGCCGCCGCGGCATCCGCTACCGGCGCAGAGCCGCGAGCCGAACTTCGTTGCCGCGCTGGCGCGCCGCCGCAGTAACGTGCAGGATTGGGAGCGCCTGACCACCAGCTTTGAAAGCTCCGATGACACCTTCACCCGCTGTCTGCAGATTGCGACCAGCGATTTTTTTTCGCTGCGCGTGCCCTTCGGAGCGAGCGGCAGCCTGACCGAGCACGGCCGCGTAGCGCCCGGCGGGGGAGAAATTGTTGCGGCCGGCATTCCCTGGTTTGCCACCATTTTCGGGCGCGATTCACTCATCGCCAGCTATCAGGTGCTGATGCTGCACCCCCATCTGGCCAAGGAGACGCTGCGCTACCTGGCGCAGCATCAGGGCGGCAAACGCGATGACTGGCGCGATGAGGAGCCAGGCAAGATCCTGCACGAGATGCGCGAAGGGGAGATGACGCGTGCGGGGGAGATGCCGCATTCGCCGTATTTCGGCTCGGTCGACGCCACGCCGCTGTTTCTGATCGTGCTGGACGAAACTTACAACTGGACCGGCGATGACGCCATGATCGAGGAGCTGCTTCCGGCCGCACGGCGGGCGCTGGCCTGGATGGACGAGTACGGCGACCGCGACGGCGATGGCCTGGTCGAGTATCAGCGGCGCTCGCCACAGGGGCTCGACAATCAGGGCTGGAAAGATTCCTGGGATGCCTATCTGCTGCCGGACGGCAGCCTGCCGCAAGCGCCGCTGGCGTTGTGCGAGGTCCAGGGTTACTGCTATGAAGCGCGCTACCGGTTTTCGCGCCTGTTGCGGACGTGCGGAGATACGGCTGCGGCCGACCGGCTGCGGCGCCAGGCGACCGAGCTTTCGCACCGTTTCGAGCGCCTGTACTGGCAGCCCGAGCAGGGCTACTACGCGGCTGCGCTCGACGCCGCCAAGCGGCCGGTGCGGGCCATCACCTCCAACGCCGGCCATTTGCTCTGGAGCCGCATTATCAGCCGCGAGCGCGCGCGCCAGGTCGCGCGCCGGATGATGCGGTCGGATATGTACAGCGGCTGGGGGTTGCGCACGCTTTCTTCCGATGAGCCCACCTTCAATCCCCTGAGTTACCATCGCGGTTCGGTCTGGCCGCACGACAACTCCCTCATCGCCCAGGGCTTCGCCTTTTACGATTTCAAGCAGCCGCTGTTGCGTGTGCTTACCGGTTTATTTCAGGCGGCCAATCACTTTCGCGATCACCGCCTGCCGGAGTTGTTTGTGGGCGTGCAGCGCAACGAATTCGACCGGCCGGTCAATTACCCGGTGTCCTGTTCGCCGCAGGCGTGGGCCTCGGGCGCCTGGTTCCTGCTGCTCACCGCGGCGCTGGGACTGCGCCCCAACGCCAGCCGCCACGAGCTGCGGGTGGTCAACCCGGTGCTACCGGACTGGCTGCAGTGGCTGCGCATCCATCATTTGCGCATTGGCAACTCGCAGGTTTCGCTCGAATTCAACCGCCG
- a CDS encoding type II secretion system protein, with the protein MTAKHIRRATAGMTLIELLVATAILVVLTSMAIPMARVSVERAKEHELRTELREMRNAIDRYKDAADQGLIQVQVDTHGYPPDLQTLVSGVPMGTETIRFLRAIPKDPFTNSSDWGMRAVQDPPDSTSWGGQDVFDVYTTSQATALDGTQVDKW; encoded by the coding sequence ATGACCGCGAAGCACATCCGGCGGGCCACCGCCGGAATGACGCTGATCGAGCTGCTGGTGGCGACCGCCATTCTGGTGGTGCTCACCTCGATGGCGATTCCCATGGCGCGCGTCAGCGTCGAGCGCGCTAAGGAGCACGAGTTGCGCACCGAACTGCGCGAAATGCGCAACGCCATTGATCGCTACAAAGATGCCGCCGACCAGGGCCTGATTCAGGTGCAGGTGGATACGCACGGCTATCCGCCGGATTTGCAGACGCTGGTCAGCGGCGTGCCCATGGGCACGGAGACGATCCGCTTTCTGCGCGCGATTCCCAAGGACCCGTTCACCAACTCCTCCGACTGGGGCATGCGCGCGGTGCAGGACCCGCCCGATTCGACAAGCTGGGGCGGTCAGGACGTTTTCGATGTTTACACCACCAGCCAGGCGACCGCGCTGGACGGAACGCAGGTGGATAAATGGTGA
- a CDS encoding glycosyltransferase family 4 protein has translation MTPHTRSMPAEPLRIGLVVPPFINVPPVRYGGTELFAAQLAEGLKRRGHYPIVYTVGNSQVDCEIRWRVAAGRWPIESVLESSLEDLDHSSWACEDAAHTCDIIHLNNAPGLTLSRCVPTPFVYTLHHPYEPALSRYYRSFPDVHYIAISRYQARLEQMPQLEVIPHGLDCRRYHVAAGRRDYLCFIGRIAPIKGTHVAIEVARRAGLPLKIAGEVQPMFREYWETRVKPQLGRDIEYVGELDLAGKNELLAGARALLFPIQWEEPFGLIMIEAMACGVPVLAFPRGSVPEVVADGVSGWICSDAAEMARRAVTLNLEPGACRAYVERHFSVEQMVDQYIGVYEGCSHRSRATPAGLQLAS, from the coding sequence ATGACGCCGCACACCCGATCCATGCCTGCTGAACCGCTGCGCATCGGTCTTGTGGTGCCACCGTTCATTAACGTCCCCCCCGTCCGCTATGGGGGAACCGAGCTGTTTGCGGCCCAGCTCGCCGAAGGTCTGAAACGGCGCGGGCATTATCCCATCGTATACACGGTTGGCAATTCTCAGGTCGATTGTGAAATCCGGTGGCGGGTTGCCGCCGGGCGCTGGCCCATTGAATCGGTGCTCGAAAGCAGCCTGGAAGATCTCGACCATTCCAGTTGGGCCTGCGAAGATGCCGCGCACACCTGCGACATCATTCACCTCAACAACGCGCCGGGCCTGACTCTGTCGCGCTGCGTGCCCACGCCATTTGTTTACACGCTCCATCATCCCTATGAGCCGGCGCTGAGCCGCTATTACCGCTCGTTTCCCGATGTGCACTACATCGCCATCAGCCGGTATCAGGCGCGGCTGGAGCAGATGCCTCAGCTCGAGGTCATCCCGCACGGCCTGGACTGCCGGCGCTACCATGTGGCGGCGGGCCGGCGGGACTATTTGTGTTTCATCGGCCGGATTGCGCCCATTAAAGGGACCCACGTGGCGATTGAGGTGGCACGCCGCGCAGGCCTGCCACTGAAAATTGCCGGGGAAGTGCAGCCCATGTTCCGCGAGTACTGGGAAACGCGGGTGAAGCCGCAGCTCGGACGCGACATCGAATACGTGGGCGAGCTGGATCTGGCAGGGAAAAACGAACTGCTGGCAGGGGCACGGGCGCTGCTGTTTCCGATTCAATGGGAGGAGCCGTTTGGCTTGATCATGATTGAGGCCATGGCCTGCGGTGTACCTGTGCTTGCCTTTCCACGCGGCTCTGTGCCCGAGGTGGTGGCGGATGGCGTTTCGGGCTGGATTTGCAGTGATGCAGCCGAGATGGCGCGCCGAGCGGTCACGCTCAACCTCGAGCCCGGCGCATGCCGCGCATACGTCGAGCGCCACTTCAGCGTGGAACAGATGGTCGATCAGTACATTGGCGTCTATGAAGGGTGCAGCCACAGGAGCCGCGCCACACCCGCCGGCTTGCAGTTGGCATCATAA